The nucleotide window TACATAATCGTCATATATAgccaaaatgaaaataataccaTCATTACTTTCTTCAACTGGACCGaatatgaatacaaataaatattggcaTCATATATGTACTTGTTAGTAGGGCTTCGTGCCAGCCTGTCTCAGTAGTACCCCAAAACCATATATTCTcctgccaaacagcaaaacttaataATGTCGCTAAATTTTagtttgaagaatgagtaaGGTGAGGCAGTGCAGCAACACCATACTAAACTCCAACTTCGCTCCTAATATTAgcgacgcattggcgatgtaagatatTGTCAAAATTTCATATCCGTCCgcctattttatcaaaataataataatataataattgttgttgtactacatttgtatataatacctTAATGATATTGTTTGGGAGCTGTTTAAAAATGAACTGCTGAAAAAACGaacttagaaatattttttgtttcacatAAGATATctaggtaaaaataaaatattcttaattgatTTCTAGagcagttaaaaaaaatcaacttttaatataatttttaattttatttaatagtcatataaaatgaatacttgGTTGCAGCTATGTAcagaacatatataaaaaaaagtaagttaatcttatttgaatattcaatatgtaaaattttgttattgttgtgaatttcatatttttattcaaaagttttgagccaaggaatatatttttttaaatgcatctATAATCCATTAACCCTTATGATTTCCGAGAATGTATATGAATGTCATTCTCTGTATGAAATGAATGTATGACACAATGTACTCTATTTATATTCATGTagttaaaaaaaggaatattgatattttttttaaatgaaacctgTCAATGCGGTATTTAATATAcagattatgaaatatatttttaatttaaatgtatgccAAAGCAGATGcaactgtaaataaatttaacagatGTCACAaactactttaatatttatagtatatatacaatatttacaaactatataCAGAATCGCTCTCAACAATCCATATTATcagtcaaataataaaacagtgcaaatacttcatatttatacaatgttgctaaattgtatacatacatattttatatcgcacatcaatatattatcaaactaaaattattcaactggatacaaatttatttattataataagaattgaGTTCacgatgtttataatttttttattaattcatttttattagctCTCCCCTGGAAACCTTAAATGTGAGTGAatgtttttagaattttaaattattcatgaatattGACCCAAGATATAAGTCCGCCAACTGTGTTTTCATATATCGAATTAAAAAGTTTTCGATTGATACATTATACATaccaaatatgaatattatcttGATCAAGGTAATGTTTACTTCAATTGCACAGAAAATAATCAAttgatcttataaaaaatacaaatgtgcAGATATGACCCTGTCactttttttttgcgtaaaaaTCATATCTtgttacatttatcataatctATCCTTTGTAAGAATAAAACGACattgatattattgaaaatattgtacacgcatcatgtatttaattgcaaatcctaacttattgttttattattttttgagctATTCTACATATGttgaattatacattaaatttaaatgttttataaaattattcgcatttttcattaaataataccgCTTAATATTATGGACTTAACAAAGATAAGACTGGTGAAAGTTTTAATATAGATCTAAAATGTAACACTAATATGTTGTCTTACGAAACTTTTGTCCATTAATCTGTTACGTccaataagtttattaaaaacactGGGAAAGATTTCTCGTCAAcgctaaaaatattcttatttttctcGAACTAAGCGTATACTATGTTGTAGGAATGTATACGGCAAGAGGCCCAGGGGTAGGACCTGTAATGTTCGTGAAGCTAGGCGACACATAAACTGCATAAGCTAACGAGTCTTACTATAACAAAATTGTGGTAATGacgtatattttaattcctATATAACATTTGTAGAAATGATCCTTATCAAATCGCATTACTATTGTATgaactacattttaataaaagtatgtacagacatatctaaaaaaatatctataagtaATTACAGTCTGATAATATAGACATACAATGTTTCTAGAACAGTcatcataaaacaaatacatctaTGAtacaaatatcttatttaacaaatgattttgaaactgttatattgtattgtcatacaattttttttataattgcattGTTTATTTAGTGATttcttacattacattttatgttaaacaTCAACAATATATcaagttacataaatatgtagctaaataaatactttgactTGATTCTTTGGCTGCCAGGGCCGTGATAGCATTAGTGATAAAGTTACGCTACGAGACATTGTAAGACTGCCCTTGATGGAGATTCTGATGACAATTATTTGATCTAAACCAGAACCTTGATGTCTGGTGGAGGGccttattaagatttaaattgaaacttttaaaatatcgatTGTCATCTAGGATCCATATACCACTAAGGAGATATTTCAGTCTTTTTGTAGTGCGACCTGTCGTTCAACGAGAGTCACACTTTATCCGCTTTAAGCGGCGCGTTGCGAACGAAGCCTCCGTCGAGTTTGGTTACGCGTTTGTCATATGTGAACAGGAACATGAAGAAGCAAGGCATCACGTCGTGGAAACTCCAAAGAGcacatttcacatttatatggCCCTTCATCCGTAGTAGTCGTGAGCTGAGATGGAGAGGGCGGAGATGGTACGGGTGAGGCCGGAGCCGGTGACGGGGAATGAGGTCCGATTGCTCTCAAGTCGTCCGCTGGGTGTCTGGGAGGCCTGCGACTCCGGACCtgttttaaaacgatttttttttaaagtattgtatatCTACCGCCAaggaatactttgtattgttgtgttccggttctagtgaatgagctagtgtaactgcaggtacaagggacataaaatttcAGTTCAATGCCATATTATAGTGATATGTAGACTCGCTACCGACGCACACTGGTACGCGTGTCCGTACCTGTTTCGTCCTGGGCCGAGGCTCCTCCGTGTGAATCATCTTGGGTCGCGGCGggggcggggcgcggcggcggcggcggcgcggcggcgagTAGGCGCGCGGCGCGCGGGTAGCACGCGGGGCGCGCGCGGGGCGAGGCGGGGAGGGCGAGGGCGACGGCGCGCCAGCGGGTGAGGCTGAACGCGCAGGTGAAGGTGTAGTAGCACGCTCCCAGTCATTGTGTACAGGTGACTCCTCTACTCTCGCTTTTCGCCGTCGTTTGTATTTTCTGGGTCCATTCTATAaggattttgtaaaatttatgtataggtattttacaattaaatcataatgtcatttataaattttacaatggcaatgatttttaaataacatatctgTATTTACCAACCTGGGGTTGCCTTTTCAGCGCTGTATTTTCATCACAGTGCTGAATAAGATGTTGGACTAATTCAGCGCTTGAATGTAAAGGTCGTCCACAAACTACGCAGCAATATTGATATCCacctaaaataattatcattttaattttttcaatccATAAATAGAGCATATTTGTTACAAGAATATACTGTAAAACTTAAACAATTTTCGGATATTAGGGTTAATTAGTTAGTGTAGTGGTTAGTTAATGAGACTGCAGATTGACATTTTGAGGTATTCCCAGCGCCTGTACTCTTTCGGTCGCGTCGTATTTACCATCCCATCGCAGTATCACTGAGAATGGTATCACTAAAAGTGGAGAACACTTATATGTGCGACCATGTTTGTGTGCTATTCTAAGTTCTGCGTAGTCTCGCTTAATCGCTAATAAAATCCGTGTACGATTGGTCTGGTGgacatcatttattaaaaaaattcagtCATTAATGAATACGAAACTTATGTTCGTTACATTAAtatgtcaatttataattattacaataactcTTAATAACGTATTAATAGGTGGATATTTGTCGTTTACCTTGCTCAATTGGGCGTTACCTATAAATATGCCGCAAAGAAACCTCACACCCCCAGTGTCCTATATTTGCGGAGCGTCACATGTCCTTGCAGCACAACGTGTGCGAATCGAATACgtagaaaaaaatgttgaaaaacatTTGGCAaaataagctttaaaaaaataccctttgtattgtattaattaatatgctgatcaataaaaaaaaactataataacgtATCCAGAAGCTACTTTGCTTCTATTAATCGAAGAGGAAATGCTATAAATGTTGTCGATTagccttttttttatgttttaatacaattcaaataaGGCCACTTTTCGTTTATGTAAGCCTTAATACTTTCTTTCATTCTTTCCTTAAGAGCCGAATGTGTAAAAAatgaactataaataatattaaggcaTTATAGACTTACCATTAGCGCGTCGGTCGGGCGCGGAGTGGTGCGAGCGCACGTGCTCGCGCAACACCACGCGCTGGTTGAACGCGCGCGGACACACCGCACATGCGTACGGTTTTTCACCTAAATATCATAttcgaatttatatatatatatatatattattttaataatattgatttattgataaattcgCTAGTGATTTGTAAACACCTGTTTGCTTGCAACGATTTCTTTATAAAACCTGACAATACCTGACATATCGAATATAtaaatagcctattccaatggaagtagtaataaaaataaacaaaccttagatttacgtatgcgATTTACtcaactcagctatattgtgcactactagagtttatgattaatatatctttatttataatacaacactataacACTTAactatttccactttaattttatttccaaaattccgtTTCATCGAAATCGCAAATCTATAGTAAATATCaaagattaatcaagctctcgaccattttatttggtttttcacCTCTTAGGGTTGGAATACGATATATATAACTGTAACACTTGGTGACtacttaaataatgtaatcaaaCTATAGAGACAacttgttgaaataaattaacctatattttagttttaaagtaccactgaatgtatttaaaataagttataataaccAGTGTGTATTCTCTCGTGCTTGCGCAACGTGCCACCATCTGCGAAGGCCTTCCAACAAAAACGGCACGCGTAGGGCCGCTCACCAGTGTGTATGCGAATGTGGATCTGCTGTGAGCTGCGAGATCCGAATACTTTGCCTAAATGAATAAGATTAGTTATAAAGAGTATtgtttaatcatataatatttccatcgcatttattaattcaaagatAATCTTTGTCTTACCGCATTCTCTGCATGGGAACTGCCTTGAATTACTCGAAGTATTGTTTCGACCACGGGCCAGTCTCTTCattctataaaaatgtatatataagtataaccCTACTATATTGTATTCAatacgattaaatataaattaaaaatacacttgAAAAGGATACCAATTGCAGTTACTCAGATACTTCAATCGCAAACTTATAAAAGTAAACTACTGTATTACCGGTTGGTACGTGGGCGCTCCGCATGTCGCTCGGCGTGCGCGAGCAGTTGCAGCGCGTCGGGGCAGCTCTCGCCGCACACGTCGCAAGTGTGCTCCTGCTCCCATGTGCTGCTCGTGCTATCGTGCCGTTTATAACTAGGAataatagccgagatggcccagtggttagaacgcgtgcatcttaaccgatgatttcgggttcaaacccaggcaggcaccactgaattttcatgtgcttaatttgtgtttataattcatctactgctcggcgctgaaggaaaacatcgtgtggaaacctgcatgtgtctaatttcaacgaaattcttccacatgtgtattccgccaacccgcattggagcagcgtggtggaatatgctccaaaccttctcctcaaagggagaggaggcctttagcccagcagtgggaaatttacaggctgctaatgctataACTaggaataaattgaataaatgttaCAACTTCACagcaatatttcaaaatttattacatgtttATATAGTGTATCCAACTTTTAGTGTCTTTGATCAAGTTAACTACCTTGAAAAATCTACCATCTTGGCAATTACCTCCAAGGGAAGAAAAATGTTGTTAAGGTAATTgttctgtttatatataagtctatatttaagatactaatgtgttttaaattaaaatacaaaagtaacgcGCAATCTCATGAGTTCGTGCATAACTTGTATAAGTGAATATTCGTTATGTTAAAGTGATGGTACCTGTGCGCAGCGGCGACGTGTCGCCTCAGGAGGTCGGCGCGCTGGAAGGCCACGCCGCAGTCGCCACAGAAGAGCTCGGGCCCTCGTACGTCCAGCGTGCCGCGCTCGCGGTCGCGCTCCCTCTCGCCGCGCTCGCTGCCGCTGTGTGCCAGTGGTGATAGGCGGAATTCCATATCGTCACCTGTTTTATTTTCTAACTTTACATATGCTTCAGATTTGCAAGTCAAGGCatcgcacggatgcaatttattaaaaaataaaatgaaattatataaatatcatttacagCCTATAACAGtcaggaataatgtagtttACTACCAGTGAAAACAATTTTCGTATTGTATTATTGCTTCCAGAGATTACAGGCAAACAAACTAAttatacctctttataataagGGTATAGACTAGTTTCAATCGAGCCTTCGCCCGCCTGTGAGTTGGTGAAAGGAAGGAGGTCAAGTGTCTTATGTCCATTTCTGTACCTGTCGGCACGgcatgtatgcaaaatttcgtgatgatcggttgagtagtcaagatgtgaaagcgtaacaaataaacaaagtctATTTCGctgttataatattacgttCTTACTTCACTAGCGacataataacaatactttaatCATGGTGGACCATTCTGATGTATATAATCTCttggattataataataaatataataaattaaacaatactgAACTGAACTTATAGTTTACCATTAAGATTTactcaattaaaatatcatccATATATCATCGATATACGATCGTATACCCGTACCGGAGTTGCAATCGTCGTAGGAGGGTTCCCGCTTGGGCGCGGAGGGCGCGTGCGCGAGGTGCGGGTGTCGCGACGCCGCGTGCGAGCGCAGCGCCTCGCGCGACCAGCACAGCTCGCCGCACTCGCCGCACTCCACGGGCGAGTCGCCGCCGTGCACCTGCCGCACAACGTTAATCGTTAATacgatacttttaaatttaaaaacgcaATTCACGCAGATATCaatcagtttttatattaaaattgaaatatagaaATGATAATGTAAGATGtaagatttaaatttcaatgcGAATTCCGAAAACGTTCACAAAATAATTCATAGGTTAATTGTTGTAAAGTTAAACATGTAATTGTCGATTTAACTGATCTCGTATATGGTatcgaattataaattaaatattcactcTAGAATGTGACTGAAGTGCCTTCTCCCTCGCAAAGCCGACGCCACAATGCCGACAGACGAAGGGTCTGGAGGGATCCGCGGGCAGCGGCGGCgtgggcggcggcggcggggaGGGCGAGGGCGAGGgtggcgcgggcggcggcgccgACGGCGCGCGCGCGCGTCGCGACCACTGCTGCGTGCGGGCCGAGGTCATGTTCTCCCGCACTCCGTTCTGCTCCTATTATTGTAGATATTGAGATTACTATACGTAAACGTAAGTGTACATACAAGTGCACTTACCATAAcaagctttaaattttaataaatcatctgCTGTCGATTACCTCGACGGGCTCAGCAGTCTTTTTCCGGCGTCCCCTCTTTttcttagtttttaataatggtGTATGAGCAATAATTTCATCTGAAAAGAAGGGTTGGAGGGACTAATTCACATACTTTAGATACATTCTATTTGCCTCAATATAACGACTTTGAAGATTAATTAAACTCCCAGGGCACAAACAATATAGTTCATCAGTGGCACTCACCATGTTGGTAGTCCGTGGGCTCCGGGTTGTCAGGCACAAAGGCGTGCACCTTGAGATGGTTCATGAGGTCACACTTGCGCACGTAGCGGACACCGCACAGGTTACAAGCGTGGGGGCGGTCGTTTTGGTGCGCCACCATGTGATTCATCAACGCCGCTTTTTTGCGAAACCGCCGTGAACAGAAATCACAAGGCCACGGACGCATAGCTGTGTATTCATCCTGAAAGATGCAAAACTTTtaagtacaatataaaatatttactattactattacaaataaaaacaggtTCAGATGcactactaataaaaaaaatataattatattagtattgtaGAAAAGAGCATCTTGAGGCCTGTTAAGGCAATCTAAGATCCCAGCGATAgatgattatattttagtttcatgatagaatagttataaatagtatatgtttctttattttatacaggtatgtaatattgaatattttaggtACAGAGGGTACAAATGACTGAAGaagtaaaaattacataagaaGAAAAgattaaccaaaaaaaaagtctttatatgatataataggAAATTTAAGTCatccttttataaaatttaatacaaagaaatgtattacaatattgaaattttaagccTACCACAaatcactttatttttatttcatagtaaaGTACTAGCATCATGCATATAGTGTAATGTGTTGGACAATttgagattaatattatatgtttttatcattaaatcatttttatttcatcaaacctcacataaaacatttaacataccttacatacattacacaaaaatacataaagtaatgttagtattatttatattgaattgatCATGAGCATCTTACTTGATCTGTTGGTAGTGGAACATCAATgtcattttctatttttatgtcTTGAATAGGATTAGCTAAATGTTCTAAAGGCACCTCCACTCTGAAAGGAAAGCTTAAAtcatacatgttatttattgtcCTTTCAGATATTCCAAAACCATTTAATAATACCAACTAAGTGAgtaaaacatacaaaacatttattaaacaattataaacaaataattaaagaagTTCACTATAGGCATGTTATATTCAATAATGtactttatatttgaatacaagtGTTTGCAGTCTCTATTAATCAAcaagctattaatataaaatttctgaCTATAAATAATCCTAATTTGGtgaacaataataatgattatgaaGCTAAAACATGCTCTCAAAGGTATATTAGGAGAAACAGACATATTAGTCAGTTCTGATTCAATTAACCAATCACCTTTCTTGTCCACCAGATATGACCCAATCATCAGTAACAACCTCTTCGGTAACACATTCAACATTTGGGTCTTGAGCAAGCTCAGCACTTTCTGTATAGGTAACTACATCTTGTGATAAATACATAAGATTTTCGGCTGCCATTTGATCAGTATCTTCAATAATTTCTTCAGTCtgtcaaaacaaaatgtatatttaatgtttaaaaataataaaaaagtaacttgtagatatttatttcatttagtgTTTGAGCTCAGGAGACCATGAATAAAATACTACAAtgtgaaattaatattgaagattacatattataaatatctatactgTGACTAAATACATGTGGTACATTCAGTTATCGGCTACAATGCTGAGCAATCTTCCATTACAGCACTTGATTCTCTCTGTCTGCCTAACTTTCGGTGCAAACTCTTATATAGGGTATGATAGGTGGTAATGAAATATACTTAGTTTCATACCCACTTTAGAATTTAATGGTTTTAGACTTTTAAATTCATTGAccataattatatgttatatggtGTTTCTTATCTGAAACCATCTATTGATATACAGTTAAATaggaaaatttattgttttagttcATTTTGTGAAGATTCATTAAAAGAAATTGCAGTTTCttaccaataattttaataatttcatttttaatttttggtttttacattaatttttgatacatatgggagtttttttttatgtaccattttttatatattattataaataaatggaactaaatacatatatcaggTTTGTAAACTTACCATGTTAGTGTATGTTTCATTTTGCACATTATCAAGGCCACATATAACTTCTTCACTTGCAACTATATTAcgctgaaataaaattacactgtTTAGTCACAATGCACTTATAGTAACACAATTGCATTAATAACTAGCAGTAGACCAAATATGGATTTTACTGAATATTTGTCAgagttataataaatcaaatatcagCTAAAACATTTTACACAATTTATCACTTGTATGAAACTATTTATGCATTCATTGAatgttataagtaaaaaacCCATCATTAAGCAATAGTAAAAAGACacatcttataataaatttataaaaaagggaTTTAATGAACCAATtagttaaacaaatttatttttagcctTTTATTCAATCATTACCAAATTTATAGGtagaaattttttttattgatattaattgataaccattactaaagtaaaatatttgtggTTTGCAAAGGGATAATTTGTCTACTGACCACAGAATCTTTCAATAGACTTgttgcttataattaaaaagttaactaTATTGCTTGCACCTGTAGTTAATGCAATTAGGTTTTTCAAAGTATAGCAGAATAAAGGCTTTCAGCTAAATACTTAGTAAAtatatggaataataataattataattgatttatattatgaaaaagagataatacttattaaatacatatataacacaaaACATCTGCCCAAGTTTAACAAACTGGTAGTATTTATTACTTGATCTATCAACAAATGTTAAGCTGAGATAattcagtggttagaatgccCGAATTTTAGCTGAAGATATATATACCCGAACCAAAACCAAAGAGATTTCATTGGTGTTAGAGCATAGTAAGGAAACCCGTACTTATCAAATGgaaatctgccacatgtctgTCCAGTAACTTTTTAAGCTTCAAATGGTCATTTAGACTGTTACATAACTTTAGATATGCTTTATATTTTGAGCTATATATCAATTTCACAAACCTAAGTATACAATTtggttttttaatgttaattaataattcaaatttatgtacactatcaaatatatattgtatggaGTTCATTGCTACTcaaacatattaaacatattctattaataatactatgctAATTTAGTACCGAGATTATGACAAGACTTGACACCATCATGTTCTGAATAATTATGTTGTACCTGTTGTGCTGGGCAAAGATGTATTTATATCCCGTAGTGATCTTTTAtaacttacattattatattggtttataaattaagtttggAGAATGTAgttaaaacatcaataaaatcaacaaaccTTTACATCCTCCTCCCAATGAAGATGAAAATCCTCCCCCTCCATTTTGATTTGGTCTTTTAAGTCCATTAAACACCaactatattttacataacattttgtaaTGAGTTATTAGATTCAACTATGAtggtaaaagttttttttatatcacaattGTGAGttacatatttgtatgtatCTCTATGCTAGTAAATAtcccatatttttaataaaagctgTTCCTGgctttaaaaacataactgaAAGTAAATCGGTATTAATTGAAATCACGACGAAACATTTCATATCATAATCATGTTATCAATCTagttatacttaattatttaaaattataataaataatatacatttcattttataaaaatagatctAAAGTAATTTCCTTACATTGGTAATAGAAGTGTGCGTCGGCCGTGAATCAATGGACAATTCCTGTCAACAAAATTTTCTATGCATCTATCATCTGAAATCAAAACATCAACATAACCTTTCTAGCtaaacattaacaataatatatttatatttttatgatttatcaaAATATCTTATTGAAAATATCGACCATTAGGGAAGACCTACAGCGTAGTCTATTCATATAAACGGAAATCTGAACAAAAATGGTGTCAAGACACAAATATGAATAGGTTATATTTGTCAAACGAAAAGGTTAAActgattttttaaacttttattaatttttgatttatcaCAAAAACTATTGCAAATAAAAACTggattctttaataaaaaaatattaaacaatgcaCTAATTGGTAATTCTTCATATATCTATAGATTTACATGACGCAATCACAGAACTTATCAATAGTTCAACATGGATGAAAAGATGAAAACATAGGACATAACCAAATTTTTAacagtatatatattacttactttgattatatacataaaactaaaaaaaatattctttaaataccaCATTGATTATAAAAGAtagatttatgatatttaatggCAAATGGCTATCTCAAACTTTTCCAGTTTTCTTCCGTTTCCAATGGTTTCCAAAATTTTACAGTCTGTcacagattaaattttataaaagataattaaaaattttataatagattattaaattcGGTGGACTCAATGTATgcattctaaatataataacttttataataatatgcggCACTTTACTAATCAAAAAATATCAGTGAAAATTTAcaactacatataataaatatctttatttaaattaattagctaTTTGTCCTCTACctggtagatattttttttagcaattAGACTTTAGACCGCCTATTTGTACAGCTGTTAGATACTGCGtattttcgtaatattatttttctatattttggtgtacaataaagtattattacggaaataatatttattatgagaacg belongs to Vanessa tameamea isolate UH-Manoa-2023 chromosome 13, ilVanTame1 primary haplotype, whole genome shotgun sequence and includes:
- the LOC113397988 gene encoding zinc finger protein 628-like isoform X2, whose translation is MDLKDQIKMEGEDFHLHWEEDVKRNIVASEEVICGLDNVQNETYTNMTEEIIEDTDQMAAENLMYLSQDVVTYTESAELAQDPNVECVTEEVVTDDWVISGGQERVEVPLEHLANPIQDIKIENDIDVPLPTDQDEYTAMRPWPCDFCSRRFRKKAALMNHMVAHQNDRPHACNLCGVRYVRKCDLMNHLKVHAFVPDNPEPTDYQHDEIIAHTPLLKTKKKRGRRKKTAEPVEEQNGVRENMTSARTQQWSRRARAPSAPPPAPPSPSPSPPPPPTPPLPADPSRPFVCRHCGVGFAREKALQSHSRVHGGDSPVECGECGELCWSREALRSHAASRHPHLAHAPSAPKREPSYDDCNSGDDMEFRLSPLAHSGSERGERERDRERGTLDVRGPELFCGDCGVAFQRADLLRRHVAAAHSYKRHDSTSSTWEQEHTCDVCGESCPDALQLLAHAERHAERPRTNRMKRLARGRNNTSSNSRQFPCRECGKVFGSRSSQQIHIRIHTGERPYACRFCWKAFADGGTLRKHERIHTGEKPYACAVCPRAFNQRVVLREHVRSHHSAPDRRANGGYQYCCVVCGRPLHSSAELVQHLIQHCDENTALKRQPQNGPRKYKRRRKARVEESPVHNDWERATTPSPARSASPAGAPSPSPSPPRPARAPRATRAPRAYSPPRRRRRRAPPPPRPKMIHTEEPRPRTKQVRSRRPPRHPADDLRAIGPHSPSPAPASPVPSPPSPSQLTTTTDEGPYKCEMCSLEFPRRDALLLHVPVHI